The following are encoded in a window of Peromyscus maniculatus bairdii isolate BWxNUB_F1_BW_parent chromosome X, HU_Pman_BW_mat_3.1, whole genome shotgun sequence genomic DNA:
- the LOC143271011 gene encoding periphilin-1-like, with protein MRNGFRRKRFYSSHYSRQRSPHKQGAPFLRESRVGGKDSLHSRFGSSLSSRSRMCSFHQSRQRCKERAIQFLKTSRDTVPSSSSSKMGSKEPLRINQTEEPESNTTAGLELCEDSQLSIRSKAIVSKITEIEKVYRQVCETFGMVVERLVEKDRSLEKSIQFAMKQSLHEIGEQHVEELKHFIMEYDNSTPDFGDPF; from the exons ATGAGAAACGGCTTTAGAAGAAAACGTTTCTATTCTTCCCATTATTCAAGACAACGCTCTCCCCATAAACAGGGCGCtccttttttgagagaatcacgtgtgggcgggaaggactccctacacagcagatttggatccagtctcagcagtagaagcaggatgTGCTCATTCCATCAGTCTCGACAAAGATGTAAAGAGAGAGCCatccagtttttgaaaacatcaagagatactGTGCCCTCAAGTTCTTCATCCAAG ATGGGATCCAAGGAACCATTGCGTATCAACCAGACAGAAGAACCCGAGTCAAACACAACAGCGGGCCTAGAATTGTGTGAAGACAGCCAGCTTAGCATTCGCTCAAAAGCGATTGTATCAAAAATCACTGAGATTGAGAAGGTTTACCGACAAGTCTGTGAAACTTTCGGGATGGTGGTGGAAAGGCTGGTTGAAAAGGATCGTTCCTTAGAGAAATCGATACAGTTTGCAATGAAGCAGAGTTTGCATGAAATAGGTGAGCAACATGTTGAAgaactcaagcatttcattatggagtATGATAATTCTACTCCAGATTTTGGAGACCCTTTTTAG